The proteins below come from a single Metarhizium brunneum chromosome 1, complete sequence genomic window:
- the rad1 gene encoding DNA damage checkpoint control protein rad1, with translation MAPDKTPIFRAVATSTRPLYQLLRCINFAPRVHVQITEEGIRFAADHSRVMQGVAFLDKALFSAYSLNLPLSDDDEAVDLPNFQISLASFLEVLQIFGAVDVATRAQKAEQDPYRSNLRNYRPDAFSNQALGISGTCTLLYGEAGDAFKITIEEAGVKTTAGLTTYVPELPDDIPFNREEMSFKIIMSSRSLLDSLAEISPTAPDKLAIIASKTSPFLSLAGTGDLGSSAVDFARGRDLLETFTIADRWAQTYKFDFIKNSTEAMRIANKVSLRGDAQGVLSLQFMVEMEGGKRSFLDFRFVPFITYDEEDEGETDTGIEFEED, from the exons ATGGCGCCTGACAAGACCCCAATCTTTCGGGCTGTAGCTACGTCTACACGGCCGCTATATCAGCTGCTTCGGTGTATTAACTTTGCTCCAAgagtccatgtccagataACTGAGGAAGGTATTCGATTTGCTGCAGACCATTCGAGGGTAATGCAAG GAGTTGCTTTTCTTGACAAGGCGCTGTTTTCAGCATATAGCCTCAACCTGCCACTCtctgacgatgacgaagcaGTCGATCTACCAAATTTCCaaatctccttggcatcATTTCTTGAAGTGCTCCAAATATTTGGAGCTGTGGATGTTGCGACTCGGGCGCAGAAGGCAGAGCAAGACCCTTATCGGAGTAACTTGAGAAATTACAGACCAGATGCATTCAGCAACCAAGCTCTTGGGATATCTGGCACCTGTACATTACTTTACGGCGAAGCAGGAGATGCTTTCAAAATCACCATTGAAGAAGCTGGGGTGAAGACCACGGCAGGATTGACGACATATGTGCCGGAATTGCCAGACGATATTCCATTCAATCGAGAGGAGATGTCGTTCAAAATAATCATGTCGTCGCGTTCCCTATTGGATTCCTTGGCGGAGATATCTCCCACGGCTCCTGACAAGCTGGCCATTATCGCCTCAAAGACGTCGCCCTTTTTGTCACTCGCTGGCACTGGTGACCTGGGAAGTTCCGCAGTAGATTTTGCTAGGGGCAGAGACTTGCTGGAGACTTTCACCATTGCCGACCGCTGGGCTCAGACGTACAAGTTCGACTTCATCAAAAATTCAACAGAGGCCATGCGTATCGCGAACAAGGTCAGTCTCCGGGGTGACGCACAGGGCGTCTTGAGTCTTCAGTTCATGGTAGAGATGGAAGGTGGTAAGCGAAGTTTTCTGGATTTTCGGTTTGTTCCCTTTATCACatacgacgaggaggacgagggcgagacTGATACAGGTATCGAGTTTGAAGAAGATTAG